From the genome of Alcanivorax sp.:
CGCTTGATGAAGTCGGACGTCTGACGTCTGACGTCTGACGCTCAAAAAGGCCAGCCTGTTTTGCTTCTGCCGTCAGACTTCCGACGTCAGACCTGTGACCAAAGGACCTTCAATGCCCAAGCTGATTCCCTATCACAACACCTACAAGGCCACTGGCGTCGATGATGCCGAAGCGTTGGATATCGTCCTGATTCATGGCTGGGGACTGCATGCCATCGTTTTTGATGACGTCGTGCCGGCGCTGCTGGAACGGTTCCGGGTGACGGTGGTGGATCTGCCGGGTATGGGGCAGAGCCCGTTGCCAGGCGCCGAATACACTATGGATTTTCTGGCAGAGGAAGTGCTGGCGATCATGCCGCAGAAAGCCCATGTGCTGGGGTGGTCACTGGGCGGCCTGGTGGCCCTGGCCATGGCGGACAAAGCGCCGGAACGGGTGCAGTCCGTGGTGACGGTGGCCACCTCGCCGCGTTTCACCTCCACCAAGGGGTGGGGCACCGCCATGAAGCCGGAGATCCTCGGAAAATTTGCGGAAATGTTCGACGAAGATCAGGAAGGCACGCTGGTACGTTTTTTGGCGTTGAACTGTAAAGGCAGTGCCGCCATGCGTGCAGATACCGCAAGACTCAAAGAGATTCTGTATTTCTGCGGATTGCCTGCCCCCCGGGCTTTGCGAGGCGGCCTCGACATTCTTCGTGATGCAGATCTGCGCGAGGTGCTGCCAACCTTGTCCATGCCGGTGTTGATGGTGTTTGGCGAGAACGATCATATTGTCCCTGCCGCCGCCATGGCGGCCAGTGAGTCGCTAATCAACAACGGTCGTACCGCCCTGATCGAACAGGTGGCCCATGTGCCTTTCCTGTCAGCCCCCGGAACCTTTACCCAAGCAGTGTATGACTTCTATCGCGAACATCAGTTGGTCAACTGACATGGCCGTGCCGGAAACCGATAAGCATGCTGTCAGCGATCATTTTAGTCGCGCAGCGCGCAGCTATGACGAGCATGCGATCTTGCAGCTGGCGGTGGGGCGTTCATTGGTGCAGCGGTTACCGCAGCAGTTGCCGGTGGACGCAGCTCTGGATCTTGGCTGTGCCACGGCCCCATTTGCCCGTGCCCAGCAACAGGCGTTGCCGACAGTGGGCTGGCAAGCGGTGGATCTGTCCCGGGCGATGCTGGCTGAAGCGCAGACCCGTGGTCGGTTCAATGAACGTTACCAGCCGCTTTGTGCCGATGCGGAAGCACTGCCGCTGGCGGATGCCAGCCAGGGGCTGGTGTTTAGCTGCTTTGCGTTGCAGTGGTGTGATCCGCAAATTGTACTGGCGGAAATCTATCGTGTGTTGGCGCCCGCTGGGCGTGTGCTGCTGGCGCTTCCGCTGGCGGGCTCTCTCAGGGAACTGCAACAAAGCTGGCAGGTTATCAATCAGCGCCCGCATGTGAATGCGTTGCCGGGGTTGGCTGACTGGCAGAGTGCGGCCCTGCAGTGCGGCTTCATGGATGCGGATTTGCAGCAGCAAGTGATGGTGGAATACTACGATTCGGTAAAATCCATCGCTCGCCGTCTCAAGGCGACCGGCGCGGATCATGTCAGTGGCGCTTCCGGCCTGACCGGCAAGAATGCCTGGTTGGCGATGGTGGAAGAGTACGAGAAAAAACGTACGGACCAGGGCTTGCCGCTGACCTGGAATGTACTGTTTCTGGAAGCGGAAAAGTCGTGAGTTGAAAGTTCAAAGTTTAAAGTTGAAACGCGAATCAGACTGCCGAAAAATGTAATGCCGTGCCCGCGATCTCAGTTAATGGCGCGGGCACGGACTCTCTAACACAATAATCTCTCTCGCGCTTTTCAACTTTAAACTTTGAACTTTCAACTGATCCGTCGTTAGCTACCAACTCTTGAGTCAGAACTCCATGGAAAATCAGAAACCACCCCTCCCCGCCCTCAAAGGCATCTTCTTCATCACCGGCACCGACACCGAAGTCGGCAAAACCTGGGTCAGTTGTCGTTTGCTGGAGCGTGCCCGTGAAGCGGGGTTGAGCTGCTACGGGCTCAAGCCGGTGGCGGCGGGTTGCGAGGAAACCGCAGAGGGTTGGCGGAATGATGATGCCCTGCAATTGATGGCGGCAAGCTCGGTAAAACTGCCCTATGAAGTGGTCAACCCGGTGGCGTTCAAGGCGCCGATTGCGCCGCATATTGCGGCTCGCCAGGAAGGTAAGGTCATCACGCTGGCGCGGCTGGTGGGCTATGTGCGCGGGGCGCTCAATGCGCATCCGGCCGACCTGATCCTGATCGAAGGCGCAGGCGGCTGGCGCGTGCCATTGAATGACCGTGAGATGCTGTCTGCGCTGGCCAAGGAGCTGGAGGTGCCGGTGATCCAGGTGGTGGGGATGAAGCTGGGGTGCATCAGTCATGCTCTGCTGACCGCAGAGACCATCGAAAAGGATGGCTTGCGCTATGCGGGAACCATGGCCAATTGCTTTGGTGACATGGATGCCCAGGAAGACAATCTGCTGACCCTGCGCCAGCACCTCCCGGGCGCCTTTGCCATCCTGTGATTTCGGCACACAATGACAGGGCTGCAAGTCGTTGAATTCATGGGCCTGTCATCTTTAACTGGGCGGTTACAGGCCGCTACATAGTACTACAGTGCAACTACCCAAGCGCCACTGTTCCCGTGCAATTTCCTGCCTAACCTTGAGTGGTCCCGTGACAACGGACATCTCGACATTCTGGGGGAAAATACATGGACAGCAAACGGCGAAGCGTCATTCAGGCATTGGGCGCCGGGGGAACCCTGGCGCTGGCGGGCTGCGGTGGAGGCAGTGGTTCTGTTGGGGTACAGGCAAACTCACCGGCAACACCCACACCCAACCAACCGGATGAGCCACCAGTAACTGCCGCGCCGAACGTGCGTTTTGAGCATGGCGTGGCGTCCGGCGACCCACTTTCCGATCGGGTCATGCTGTGGACCCGGGTCACCCCTGAGCAAGAGGGTGAAATTCCTGTGGTTGTTACGGTGGCAACGGACCAGGCCATGTTGCAGCCGGTGGCGGTTTACGCGGCTACCGCTACCGCAGAACGGGATTATTGCGTCAAGGTAGATGCGGATGGCCTGCAACCGGATCACTGGTATTACTACCGGTTTTCAGTGGGCGATCAGCATTCTCCTGTGGGGCGTACCCGCACCTTCCCGGCCTCCTCCAGTTTTATCGACCGAGCCCGTTTTGCGGTGGTTTCCTGTGCCAACTATGCCTACGGTTTTTTCTCGGTCTATCGTGCTGTGGCAGAACGGGGTGATCTGGATTTCGTGTTGCACCTGGGGGATTACCTGTATGAATACGGCCCCGGTGAGTACGGAGATTTCCCTGAGCGGGACCCGCTGCCGCCACAGGAAATGGTGACCTTGGCGGATTACCGTGCCCGTCATGCCCAGTACAAGACCGATGAAGACCTGCAGGCTGTGCATCAGCAGTTTCCCATGATTGCCGTATGGGATGATCATGAGTCTACCAATGACAGCTATCGCGATGGTGCCGAGAATCACCAGCCGCTTAGCGAAGGAGACTGGGAAGAACGCAAGGCGGTATCCCGGCAGGCCTATTTCGAATGGCTGCCGATTCGCCCGCGGGAGCCGGGAAATTTCAGTGTGATCTACCGGCGGTTCCAGTTCGGTGACCTGATCGATCTGACCATGCTCGATACCCGTCTGGAAGGCCGCGATGAACAATTGACCGTCCCCCTTGATCCGGCCCGTAACAGCGAAGATCGCCATCTGATCAGTGATGCGCAGATGGACTTCCTGCTCGATTCCCTGAGTCAGTCCTCATCCCAATGGCGGTTCATCGGCCAGCAGGTGATGTTCGGCCAGTTGAATATTGCTGAACTACCCAGCCTCAGCGAAGACCAGGCACAACTGCGTGGCAACCTTTCTGCCATCAATATGGATCAATGGGATGGCTATGCCGCGGACCGGTTGAAAATTCTCAATCATATCGATGACAACAACATCGATAACGTGGTGGTGCTTACCGGCGATATTCATACCTCCTGGGCCACGGAAATTTACCGCAATCCGTCTTCCCTGTTGGGCGACCTGTTCGACAAGCCATTGGCGGCAGAATTCGTGACGCCGGCGGTGACCAGCCCGGGGTTCCCGGAAGGGGCTGCGGAGTTGGCGGGCGTTTTGATTCCGGTGGTGAATCCGCACATTCGTTATGTGGAGGCCAAGTCCCGGGGATTCATTCTCGTGGATGTAACCCGTGAACATGCACAGGCCGAGTTTTACTACGCCCGGAGTATCGAGTCGTTTGATCTGCGTGGCCAGATCGATACCAGCAAGACCAAGGTAGTGACGGTGAAAAGTGGCGACAGTCGCATCATCGAAGACCGCCCCGTGTCTCGCCCGCGCACGCTGCGCACCGCATGGAACAACCCTCCCCTTCCCCTGAATTCCGTCACCCGTAATGAGGTATTGTCATGATTGCCCCCTGGAAATTATTGCCGTTGGTTGCCGCCATCACACTGACCGCCTGTGGCGGCGATGGTGGAAGTTCATCCGGGGGGAATGCTGCTTCCGGTAACACCCCCACACCCAACCAGCCTGCTGACCCGGATGGGGGGGATGACGGGGATGAAGGTAGTGGTGGTGCGGCCAATCCGCCGGCGGCTGTGCGGTTTGTGGTTATCGGTGATTCCGGTAGTGGCTCGGCTGGCCAGTATGCGGTGGGCGAAGCCATTGCCGAGGTTTGTGATAACAAGGACGAGTTTGTCGGTGATATGACCTTTCCAGGCTGCGACCTGGTTGTGGGGCTGGGCGACAACATTTACGAATCCGGGGTGACCAGCGTTGATGATCCCCAGTTCGAGGAAAAGTTCGAGAAACCCTTTGAGCCGGTACAGCTGCCGTTTTATATGGTGCTGGGCAACCATGACAACACCGCCTATGTGGGTGGGGATGGTGCCGGCAATGCCCGTGGTGAGTTCCAGGTGGACTACACCTACTTTGACGGAAAGTTGTCCAACCGCTGGAACATGCCGGACCGCTATTACAAACACAGCACCGGTACGACCACGACCA
Proteins encoded in this window:
- the bioC gene encoding malonyl-ACP O-methyltransferase BioC, which codes for MTSIANISWSTDMAVPETDKHAVSDHFSRAARSYDEHAILQLAVGRSLVQRLPQQLPVDAALDLGCATAPFARAQQQALPTVGWQAVDLSRAMLAEAQTRGRFNERYQPLCADAEALPLADASQGLVFSCFALQWCDPQIVLAEIYRVLAPAGRVLLALPLAGSLRELQQSWQVINQRPHVNALPGLADWQSAALQCGFMDADLQQQVMVEYYDSVKSIARRLKATGADHVSGASGLTGKNAWLAMVEEYEKKRTDQGLPLTWNVLFLEAEKS
- a CDS encoding alkaline phosphatase D family protein; protein product: MDSKRRSVIQALGAGGTLALAGCGGGSGSVGVQANSPATPTPNQPDEPPVTAAPNVRFEHGVASGDPLSDRVMLWTRVTPEQEGEIPVVVTVATDQAMLQPVAVYAATATAERDYCVKVDADGLQPDHWYYYRFSVGDQHSPVGRTRTFPASSSFIDRARFAVVSCANYAYGFFSVYRAVAERGDLDFVLHLGDYLYEYGPGEYGDFPERDPLPPQEMVTLADYRARHAQYKTDEDLQAVHQQFPMIAVWDDHESTNDSYRDGAENHQPLSEGDWEERKAVSRQAYFEWLPIRPREPGNFSVIYRRFQFGDLIDLTMLDTRLEGRDEQLTVPLDPARNSEDRHLISDAQMDFLLDSLSQSSSQWRFIGQQVMFGQLNIAELPSLSEDQAQLRGNLSAINMDQWDGYAADRLKILNHIDDNNIDNVVVLTGDIHTSWATEIYRNPSSLLGDLFDKPLAAEFVTPAVTSPGFPEGAAELAGVLIPVVNPHIRYVEAKSRGFILVDVTREHAQAEFYYARSIESFDLRGQIDTSKTKVVTVKSGDSRIIEDRPVSRPRTLRTAWNNPPLPLNSVTRNEVLS
- the bioD gene encoding dethiobiotin synthase, giving the protein MENQKPPLPALKGIFFITGTDTEVGKTWVSCRLLERAREAGLSCYGLKPVAAGCEETAEGWRNDDALQLMAASSVKLPYEVVNPVAFKAPIAPHIAARQEGKVITLARLVGYVRGALNAHPADLILIEGAGGWRVPLNDREMLSALAKELEVPVIQVVGMKLGCISHALLTAETIEKDGLRYAGTMANCFGDMDAQEDNLLTLRQHLPGAFAIL
- the bioH gene encoding pimeloyl-ACP methyl ester esterase BioH, producing the protein MPKLIPYHNTYKATGVDDAEALDIVLIHGWGLHAIVFDDVVPALLERFRVTVVDLPGMGQSPLPGAEYTMDFLAEEVLAIMPQKAHVLGWSLGGLVALAMADKAPERVQSVVTVATSPRFTSTKGWGTAMKPEILGKFAEMFDEDQEGTLVRFLALNCKGSAAMRADTARLKEILYFCGLPAPRALRGGLDILRDADLREVLPTLSMPVLMVFGENDHIVPAAAMAASESLINNGRTALIEQVAHVPFLSAPGTFTQAVYDFYREHQLVN